One genomic window of Cupriavidus malaysiensis includes the following:
- the hisF gene encoding imidazole glycerol phosphate synthase subunit HisF, whose product MLAKRIIPCLDVTNGRVVKGVNFVELRDAGDPVEIARRYDEQGADEITFLDITATSDGRDLILHIIEAVASQVFIPLTVGGGVRAVEDVRRLLNAGADKISVNSSAIANPQLVSDATARYGSQCIVVAIDAKRSSAPGEPPRWEVFTHGGRKATGLDAVQWAREMAERGAGELLLTSMDRDGTKSGFDLELTRAVSDAVPVPVIASGGVGSLQDLADGIRLGHADAVLAASIFHYGQHTVGEAKAFMAREGIPVRI is encoded by the coding sequence ATGCTAGCCAAACGTATCATCCCCTGCCTGGACGTGACCAACGGGCGGGTGGTCAAGGGGGTCAACTTCGTCGAATTGCGCGACGCAGGCGACCCGGTCGAAATCGCGCGCCGCTACGACGAGCAGGGTGCCGATGAAATCACATTTCTCGACATTACCGCGACCAGCGACGGCCGCGACCTGATCCTGCACATCATCGAGGCCGTGGCCTCCCAGGTCTTCATCCCGCTGACTGTGGGCGGCGGTGTGCGCGCCGTCGAGGACGTACGCCGGCTGCTCAATGCTGGCGCGGACAAGATCAGTGTCAATTCGTCCGCCATCGCCAATCCGCAACTGGTGTCGGACGCCACGGCCAGGTACGGCTCGCAGTGCATCGTGGTCGCCATCGACGCCAAGCGTAGCTCGGCGCCGGGTGAGCCGCCGCGTTGGGAGGTCTTCACCCACGGCGGGCGCAAGGCCACCGGCCTGGACGCGGTGCAGTGGGCACGCGAAATGGCCGAGCGTGGCGCGGGCGAACTGTTGTTGACCAGCATGGACCGCGATGGTACCAAGAGCGGCTTCGACCTCGAACTGACGCGTGCCGTCAGCGATGCCGTGCCGGTGCCGGTGATCGCATCGGGGGGCGTGGGCAGCCTGCAGGACCTGGCCGACGGCATCCGCCTGGGCCATGCCGATGCGGTGCTGGCGGCCAGCATCTTCCACTACGGCCAGCACACCGTAGGCGAGGCGAAGGCGTTCATGGCCCGCGAGGGCATTCCGGTGCGGATCTGA
- the hisA gene encoding 1-(5-phosphoribosyl)-5-[(5-phosphoribosylamino)methylideneamino]imidazole-4-carboxamide isomerase: protein MLLIPAIDLKDGQCVRLKQGDMDQATVFSEDPAAMARHWVEQGARRLHLVDLNGAFVGKPRNEAAIKAIIAEVGGEIPVQLGGGIRDLNTIERWLDDGLSYVIIGTAAVKNPGFLKDACSAFGGHIIVGLDAKDGKVATDGWSKLTGHEVVDLARKYEDYGVEAIIYTDIGRDGMLQGINIEATVKLAQSMSIPVIASGGLSNLADIDHLCAVEGDGVEGVICGRAIYSGDLNFSDAQARADKLGAEQ from the coding sequence CATCGACCTGAAGGACGGTCAGTGTGTACGCCTCAAACAAGGCGACATGGACCAGGCCACCGTCTTTTCCGAGGATCCCGCCGCCATGGCACGTCACTGGGTGGAGCAGGGCGCTCGTCGCCTGCACCTGGTCGACTTGAATGGCGCCTTCGTGGGCAAGCCGCGCAACGAAGCCGCGATCAAGGCGATCATCGCCGAGGTGGGGGGCGAAATCCCCGTCCAGCTGGGCGGCGGCATTCGCGACCTGAACACGATCGAGCGCTGGCTCGACGACGGGTTGTCCTACGTCATCATCGGCACCGCGGCAGTGAAGAATCCCGGCTTCCTGAAGGATGCCTGCTCGGCCTTCGGCGGCCACATCATCGTCGGCCTCGATGCCAAGGACGGCAAGGTCGCCACTGACGGCTGGAGCAAGCTGACCGGCCACGAAGTGGTGGACCTGGCCCGCAAGTACGAGGATTATGGCGTCGAAGCCATCATCTATACCGACATCGGTCGCGATGGCATGCTGCAGGGCATCAACATCGAGGCGACCGTCAAGCTGGCCCAGTCGATGTCGATCCCGGTGATCGCCAGCGGCGGCCTCTCCAACCTGGCCGACATCGATCACCTGTGCGCGGTCGAGGGCGATGGCGTGGAAGGCGTGATCTGCGGCCGCGCGATCTACTCGGGTGACCTGAACTTCTCCGACGCGCAGGCCCGCGCCGACAAGCTGGGCGCGGAGCAATAG